One Nostoc punctiforme PCC 73102 DNA window includes the following coding sequences:
- the truB gene encoding tRNA pseudouridine(55) synthase TruB, whose amino-acid sequence MLFQGFLNLNKPFDWTSHDCVARVRKLLRLKRVGHAGTLDPAATGVLPIALGKATRLLQYLPENKAYKATIRLGVRTTTDDLQGEIITSQPCTGLSLAEVKTALAQFEGKIEQIPPIYSAIQVDGKRLYDLARQGKTVEVPVRTVEVFRIDILDWREGDFPELDVAIACGSGTYIRAIARDLGASLETGGTLAALIRTESSGFNLTDSLTLTDLEAQLEAGTFQLVFPDAALQHLSSVTLPATSAQKWCQGQRISLTFDVPRIVRVYDEETRFLGIGQLQDEVLIPQMVFEPIS is encoded by the coding sequence GTGTTATTTCAAGGTTTTCTCAACTTAAACAAACCATTTGACTGGACTTCCCACGACTGCGTAGCGCGGGTGCGAAAATTGTTGCGCCTCAAACGTGTCGGACATGCGGGAACCTTAGATCCAGCCGCCACAGGAGTTTTACCAATTGCCCTTGGTAAAGCCACAAGATTATTGCAATATCTGCCAGAAAATAAAGCTTACAAAGCCACTATTCGCCTGGGTGTGCGTACCACAACCGATGATTTACAAGGTGAAATCATCACTTCTCAACCTTGTACTGGATTGAGTTTGGCAGAGGTAAAAACTGCATTAGCACAATTTGAAGGCAAAATTGAGCAAATACCACCTATTTATAGTGCAATCCAAGTGGATGGTAAACGTCTCTACGATTTAGCACGCCAAGGGAAAACAGTAGAAGTTCCAGTGCGAACAGTGGAAGTTTTTCGGATAGATATTTTGGACTGGAGAGAAGGAGATTTTCCTGAATTGGATGTGGCGATCGCTTGCGGTTCTGGTACATATATTAGAGCGATCGCTCGTGACTTAGGTGCAAGCTTAGAAACTGGTGGTACTCTTGCGGCTTTAATCCGTACCGAAAGTAGTGGTTTCAATTTAACCGATAGCCTCACCTTGACTGATTTAGAAGCACAACTAGAAGCCGGAACATTTCAACTCGTTTTCCCAGATGCGGCTTTACAACATTTATCATCTGTTACTTTACCAGCAACATCTGCTCAAAAGTGGTGTCAAGGTCAGCGAATTTCTCTAACTTTTGATGTTCCTAGAATAGTGCGAGTTTATGATGAAGAAACTCGTTTTTTAGGTATTGGACAATTACAAGACGAAGTGTTGATCCCTCAAATGGTTTTTGAACCAATTTCTTAA